In Peromyscus leucopus breed LL Stock chromosome 9, UCI_PerLeu_2.1, whole genome shotgun sequence, the sequence AGGGGGCAGGATGCTTTTAAGCGAGAGCAAGAGGATTCATTACAGCTTGGAAGGGGTGTAAAGCAAGTGACTCATCAGgacagcaggagggagggagggatcctGTCAAAAGAGGGCTTGATTGTGACAGACAGGGCGTAGCTATGAATCAGAGAGGACAGTTCCTTCCCTGGGATGAAATAGAAGGGCATTGGTTCGTGAATGCTCATCCAGGGCACAGTCAATACACACCTCTTCACCCAAGGCAACTTTGCTTCTGGACTGATGGTCAGAGCCTTGGACCAGTAGCTGGGGAACCACTGAGTTAAATTTCCTGCCacttttcataattatttattttagaatcacGTCAGAGTTGAAACTATAGTCCACAGTAGCAAAGCTCACTTGCCACACACATCCCAACAGTACGGAGCATTACCCAAACAGTTCTAACTGGACAGCAGAGTCTCCAACCTGCATGTAAAAACCTAAGTGCAGAGACTTTTTTTTGGACCCTATTCCTCTTACACAGAGGTGGAAGCAAGCTTGTAGTGAAAGGTTAAGCTGAGGAATCTCAAATGTAAATGTAACCATTAGTAAAGACAGATCACCCTTGCCTCCCAAGCCCATGCATATGacaatattttgaagaaatggCTTCAGCCTGGAGACTGCAGGGAAACTGTACTGGGTCACATGGAGCTTCACAAATTCTGTCATCCGAACTGGGCAGCTGTGCCTCTTAAGGTGCAGTTGGTCCAAGCTTTGGTCTGTCACTGTGAGACACAGCAAAGCTTGGTGCTGCCAACACAGCCCTTTGAGTGACCTGTGTGGAAACTCAGTTCTGCCTTTAGACTAACAAGTACTTTGCTTTGGTGCACCCCTGTGTACCCACATCTTTTTTATGTGCTAGAGGCTGGATGAATCACTCAGGTGAACAAGTGTCTTTTAGAGAACTGTACTTGAGAGCACACAGACACGTTAGAGATGGTTTGGGAACGACACACTTAACCCTATAGTAAAGTAAAGTTGTGTTGTCGCCATCCTGGAGGAGACTGTGCCCAGAACAGGGCTCGGACCTGGAGGCTGGCCAGACCAGTGAGTGACACCTGTCTTGTGTTCCTTTGTCGTTTCTAGTGCCACCCACCCAGAGGACAAGATGGATTGGGGCACGCTACAGAGTATCCTCGGGGGTGTCAACAAACACTCCACCAGCATTGGGAAGATCTGGCTCACCGTCCTATTCATTTTCCGCATCATGATCCTCGTGGTGGCCGCAAAAGAGGTGTGGGGAGATGAGCAAGCCGACTTTGTGTGCAACACCCTCCAGCCTGGCTGCAAGAATGTGTGCTACGATCACTACTTCCCCATCTCTCACATCCGGCTCTGGGCCCTGCAGCTGATCTTCGTGTCCACGCCAGCCCTCCTGGTAGCCATGCATGTGGCCTACCGGagacatgaaaagaaaaggaagttcaTGAAGGGAGAGATAAAGAACGAGTTTAAGGACATTGAGGAGATCAAAACCCAGAAGGTCCGTATCGAAGGGTCCCTCTGGTGGACCTACACCACCAGCATCTTCTTCCGGGTCATCTTCGAAGctgtcttcatgtatgtcttttacatcatgtacaATGGCTTCTTCATGCAGCGTCTAGTGAAATGCAATGCTTGGCCTTGTCCTAATACAGTGGACTGCTTCATTTCCAGGCCCACAGAAAAGACAGTCTTCACGGTGTTCATGATTTCAGTATCTGGAATTTGCATCCTGCTTAATATCACAGAATTGTGCTATTTGTTCATTAGATATTGCTCAGGAAAGTCAAAAAGACCAGTTTAATGCATTGCCTGGCTGCTAGAGCCAAGACGGAGGGAAAGGATCAGGCAACCTGTGCTTAGTTGTCAAAGCTCAGCCACCAGCATTTCCCAAGACAAACATTCCCATCTTAAATGCCACCATTTGAAGTCCCTGTAGGTCTCCATGGGACTCCAGAGGCCTCTATGGGACTCCCTTCCCCCAAAGCTCCCAAACAAAGGCCCAATTCTATGCCTGCATTAATCGGTTCTAAAGTTAGTTCCACTGAGACTCCGGGCTGGTAGCGACTATTCTTGTAGGATACATTCACAGTTTAAACAAAGGATCTCacattgtttctctttctctgaggaCAGGAGAGATGAGTCCAGTCCTGAGGAAGGTGCCCAGAAAGTTCACTGGGCCTCCCTTAGGGTATCCTTCCCCGAGTTGCCCCCAGTTAAAGGAAAAGAATCTCCACTCTTACTTGCTTTGATAGTTTAAGTCTGCAGTAATGGACAAAGTTATTTAATGCTTCAAGCGctgtgtccattttttttttttaatgaaaaccttAAAATAAGATAGGTTCTTTTGTTCTCAAAATGATCTGGAAACCATTACACATTCCTCCTATTTCAAAGGTTCAGTTTGTGATATGAACACAGTGTGTACTCAGATTTCACAAGGTCTTTAGAACGTTGGCCTTTGGTTACGGGAAATCTGCAGCGTGGCTGAGAGGCCACCTACGGTATCCACCATCGGTGTGTTGAATACAGCGCAACACATCACAACCTGTCTCAAATGAGACAAACTGGAAGCTTTTTGTGCTGGCTTCTGACCAGAAGGGGGCctcaatttaaaaattcaagtgtCATTTTGCGTAAGAGACAGATAGGATATGCCAACAACTGCCACCTGCTATGAGCCTAactcagcccctccctcctgacATTTGCCGACTCTGTAGCTGTGGGGTGTGGCAGCCAGCATCAGAAGGCATCAACTTCATGAGTGCGCTTGGGAGTTTCACTGTCGTGGTATAATTTAAGGGTGCAGAAACAAagtggggtggaggcagggggttaACTATTTTCAGAGAACCAATGGAACTTCCAGACTCTAAATTCTGCCGATTAAAACTGAAtttttctactttgaaagtctgtttGCTTCCCTCTTCAGCATTGGCTTTCTTAACTGGAAACAGAAATATggatatttggaaaaaaataggAACTAGAGTTTAGGTCAATAGGAACTAGAGTTTAGGTTAATATGTTACTCTCCTAGGGCAAGTTGAACCTTAGCATTGCCATTATGCTTAATGTCTTTCCCACAAGATGGCACTCAACAACTCCAAGGGGGGACACTTCTTACTGCCAAGCACGGCACTGGGGAGCCATTTTGTAACAATAAATAAGAGTTG encodes:
- the Gjb2 gene encoding gap junction beta-2 protein, with the protein product MDWGTLQSILGGVNKHSTSIGKIWLTVLFIFRIMILVVAAKEVWGDEQADFVCNTLQPGCKNVCYDHYFPISHIRLWALQLIFVSTPALLVAMHVAYRRHEKKRKFMKGEIKNEFKDIEEIKTQKVRIEGSLWWTYTTSIFFRVIFEAVFMYVFYIMYNGFFMQRLVKCNAWPCPNTVDCFISRPTEKTVFTVFMISVSGICILLNITELCYLFIRYCSGKSKRPV